The proteins below come from a single Candidatus Cetobacterium colombiensis genomic window:
- the mutL gene encoding DNA mismatch repair endonuclease MutL — protein sequence MGIIKILDESLSNMIAAGEVVENPASLIKELLENSLDADSKYIRIDVKNGGKNIKFTDDGKGMSREDLLLCIERHATSKISSKDDLFNLTTYGFRGEALSSIAAVSKMIIATKRKDDSLGYCINVSAGKITNLKEIQKGFGTEIEIKDLFFNTPARLKFLRKDATENTKIKEIVLQEALANPNVSITLNIDGKENIRTSGKGIENTIIEIFGLSTLKNLKSVEFGYIGNLSLTRSTKDFIFTFVNNRPVKAKIIEEAIIDGYYTHLMKGKYPFAIVNLKIDPKTIDVNVHPSKKIIKFSDENKIYHEIFSIIESSLNFNKDFSMPIFEAKKESFNFEDIKISNNSKKTFENFEINDIKRVIEIKKENISSFENNNDSIIKENLFKENNSKKEEKNILPKIEITKLQLDISTPKEKIKISPFLEKNSTTTSGEQPNEAVPSIPLAEETKLEIPKNLRIIGQFSNSFILVEEDGELIVYDQHIVHERILYEKLKKEYSQHKVASQALLVPIKISLTLKQIDILKDKIHFFEDFGFEIDQFNDLEFLIRAVPSLNTKDSFENIFFETLEGLNKVNSKNEVIENMIISMSCRGAIKANEKLSINEMEKLILELHQIGRFTCPHGRPITFKISLLDMEKGFKRK from the coding sequence TTGGGAATTATTAAAATTTTAGATGAAAGTCTTTCTAATATGATTGCTGCTGGTGAAGTTGTTGAAAATCCTGCAAGCCTAATTAAAGAGCTTTTAGAAAACTCTTTAGATGCCGATAGCAAATATATAAGAATCGATGTTAAAAATGGTGGTAAAAACATTAAATTTACTGACGACGGAAAAGGAATGTCTCGAGAAGATTTACTTCTTTGTATTGAAAGACATGCCACTAGTAAAATTTCATCTAAGGATGATCTTTTTAATTTAACTACTTATGGTTTTAGAGGTGAAGCGCTTTCGTCTATTGCAGCAGTTTCCAAAATGATTATCGCAACAAAAAGAAAAGATGACTCTTTAGGTTATTGTATTAATGTTTCTGCTGGAAAAATAACTAATCTAAAAGAAATTCAAAAAGGCTTTGGAACTGAAATTGAAATAAAAGATTTATTTTTTAATACTCCAGCTAGATTAAAATTTTTAAGAAAAGATGCTACTGAAAACACAAAAATTAAAGAGATCGTTTTACAAGAAGCTTTAGCTAATCCAAATGTATCAATCACACTTAATATTGACGGTAAAGAAAATATTAGAACTAGTGGAAAAGGAATCGAAAATACAATTATAGAAATTTTTGGACTTTCCACTCTCAAAAACTTAAAAAGTGTTGAATTTGGTTATATAGGCAACCTTTCTTTAACTAGATCTACCAAAGATTTTATTTTTACATTTGTTAATAATAGACCTGTTAAGGCAAAAATTATAGAAGAGGCTATTATCGATGGATACTACACACACTTAATGAAAGGAAAATATCCTTTTGCTATAGTTAATTTAAAAATAGATCCTAAAACAATTGATGTTAATGTTCATCCATCAAAAAAAATAATAAAGTTTTCTGATGAAAATAAAATTTATCATGAAATATTCTCTATTATTGAATCTTCTTTGAACTTTAATAAAGATTTTAGCATGCCTATTTTCGAGGCAAAAAAAGAAAGTTTTAATTTTGAAGATATAAAAATTTCAAATAATTCAAAAAAAACTTTTGAAAATTTTGAAATTAATGATATAAAAAGAGTTATAGAAATAAAAAAGGAAAATATTTCTTCTTTTGAAAATAATAATGATTCAATTATTAAGGAAAATTTATTTAAAGAAAACAATTCAAAAAAAGAAGAAAAAAACATTTTACCAAAAATTGAAATTACAAAATTACAACTAGATATTTCTACTCCAAAAGAAAAAATTAAAATTTCTCCTTTTTTAGAAAAAAACTCTACCACTACTTCCGGTGAACAACCAAATGAAGCGGTTCCATCTATTCCTTTAGCCGAAGAAACCAAATTAGAAATTCCTAAAAATTTAAGAATTATAGGGCAATTTTCTAATTCATTTATCTTAGTTGAAGAAGATGGAGAACTTATAGTTTATGATCAACATATTGTTCACGAAAGAATACTTTATGAAAAATTAAAAAAAGAGTACTCTCAACATAAAGTTGCATCACAAGCTTTATTAGTTCCTATTAAAATTTCTTTAACATTAAAACAAATAGATATACTTAAAGATAAAATTCATTTTTTTGAAGATTTTGGATTTGAAATAGATCAGTTTAATGATTTAGAATTTTTAATTAGAGCTGTTCCTTCGTTAAATACTAAAGATTCTTTTGAAAATATTTTTTTTGAAACTCTTGAAGGATTAAATAAAGTGAACTCTAAAAATGAAGTTATTGAAAATATGATTATCTCTATGTCTTGTAGAGGTGCTATTAAAGCTAATGAAAAACTTAGCATTAACGAAATGGAAAAACTTATCTTAGAATTACATCAAATCGGTCGTTTTACATGCCCTCATGGAAGACCAATAACTTTTAAAATAAGTCTATTAGATATGGAGAAGGGATTTAAAAGAAAATGA
- the rlmH gene encoding 23S rRNA (pseudouridine(1915)-N(3))-methyltransferase RlmH, translating into MNINIICVGKIKEKYILDGIQEFSKRLQAFGKLKIFELKEDGNDSNRNMSIEKEAKAILETLEKNKGFKILLDIQGKNFSSEEMASQIEKIGVNGDSTINFIIGGSYGVSEEVRKAANLKLSFSKMTFPHQLMRLILIEQIYRWFSIIKNTKYHK; encoded by the coding sequence ATGAATATAAATATTATATGTGTCGGTAAAATTAAAGAAAAATATATTTTAGATGGCATACAAGAATTCAGTAAAAGATTACAAGCTTTTGGTAAATTAAAAATTTTTGAATTAAAAGAGGATGGAAATGATTCTAATAGAAATATGTCTATAGAAAAGGAAGCTAAAGCAATACTTGAAACTTTAGAAAAGAATAAAGGTTTCAAAATTCTTTTAGATATTCAAGGAAAAAATTTTTCATCTGAAGAAATGGCTTCACAAATAGAAAAAATTGGAGTTAATGGCGACAGTACTATTAACTTCATTATAGGTGGTTCTTACGGTGTTTCTGAAGAGGTGAGAAAAGCAGCTAACTTAAAACTTAGCTTTTCTAAAATGACTTTTCCACACCAACTGATGAGATTAATCTTGATTGAACAAATATACAGATGGTTTAGTATAATAAAAAATACTAAATATCATAAATAG
- a CDS encoding DUF1934 family protein produces MPKIIINSVDSFGEKISQKIIAKKTINDDITTYTYDNKYGQGEIRISPYFAEILKFGEVQSKLLIKPNSETEFLYNASYFKKNFKVFCKKYLYSENKLTIAYVIYDNNVEINQLEIEIIEVQ; encoded by the coding sequence ATGCCTAAAATAATTATAAATAGTGTCGACTCTTTTGGAGAGAAAATCTCTCAAAAGATAATCGCAAAAAAAACTATAAACGATGATATCACTACTTATACATATGATAATAAATATGGACAAGGTGAAATAAGAATATCCCCTTATTTTGCTGAAATACTTAAATTTGGTGAGGTTCAAAGCAAACTTTTAATAAAACCTAATTCTGAGACAGAATTTCTCTACAATGCTTCTTATTTCAAAAAAAACTTTAAAGTTTTTTGTAAAAAATATCTTTATTCTGAAAATAAGTTGACAATTGCCTATGTTATATATGATAATAATGTAGAAATAAATCAATTAGAGATTGAAATAATTGAAGTACAATAA
- a CDS encoding tetratricopeptide repeat protein, whose product MKKIILTSATALVLFSCTNLQTQLPSQNKVVVPNVKNPVLQQDNFFLNESGVAYLYDLIQRDSSTNSIREYLPSQIMAPMEVYTGETLIVNNINADRVKIISSPIKSDFTFNINNNNLTFNSPYQGEYIAEIYSGFAYIGTVKIKNKLKYNFTEKDNYGIILNGYNNKNLDLLVKSAQLYLAAFPTNSKQKDVAFMVLDLSSINGNQLLINKEIRYLKENFSLNEDEKIKLLNFEEKSNSGNFVINNYYLDYNRNNLKLNTEIMRTIQRKNNANTDELQFLEKFYGDSQSSELALLIGNLYTQSGDSDKGNYYLSLAGNASSSNSNFLPLTSPEQETSIPQTEEVYTSPVSSDSSKDLSNGIDALNRKSYNEALIFFNKASNSSADISEVSFYRGKTYFSMNNFDKALSDFDKVSNPGENTSELYYYLGVIYHKKGDIEKAKDYLRKSRENNPSSTWGRKSSIYLLKL is encoded by the coding sequence ATGAAAAAAATAATTTTAACTTCAGCGACAGCTTTAGTTCTTTTTAGTTGTACTAATCTTCAAACACAACTTCCTAGCCAAAATAAAGTTGTTGTTCCTAATGTTAAAAATCCAGTTTTACAGCAAGATAATTTTTTTCTTAATGAATCTGGTGTTGCTTACTTATATGACCTTATTCAAAGAGATTCATCAACTAATTCCATTCGGGAATATCTGCCATCTCAAATTATGGCACCTATGGAAGTTTATACAGGAGAAACACTTATTGTTAATAATATAAACGCCGATAGAGTTAAAATTATATCCTCTCCTATTAAAAGTGATTTTACTTTCAATATAAATAATAATAATTTAACATTTAACAGTCCATATCAAGGTGAATATATAGCTGAAATTTACAGTGGCTTTGCATATATTGGTACTGTGAAGATAAAAAATAAATTGAAATATAATTTTACTGAGAAAGATAATTATGGTATAATTTTAAACGGCTACAATAATAAAAATTTAGATTTATTGGTAAAAAGTGCCCAGTTATATCTTGCTGCTTTCCCAACAAATAGCAAACAAAAAGATGTAGCTTTTATGGTGCTTGATTTAAGTTCTATAAATGGAAATCAACTTTTAATTAATAAAGAAATAAGATACTTAAAAGAAAATTTCTCACTTAATGAAGATGAAAAAATAAAACTTCTTAATTTTGAAGAAAAATCTAACAGTGGTAATTTTGTTATTAATAACTATTATTTAGATTATAATAGGAATAACTTAAAACTTAACACTGAAATTATGAGAACTATTCAGCGAAAAAATAATGCTAATACTGATGAATTACAATTTTTAGAGAAATTTTATGGTGATTCACAAAGTTCTGAATTAGCTTTATTAATTGGTAATTTATATACTCAATCTGGAGATAGTGACAAAGGAAATTATTATTTAAGCTTAGCTGGAAATGCATCAAGTTCAAACTCTAATTTCTTACCACTGACATCTCCAGAACAAGAAACTTCTATTCCACAAACAGAAGAAGTTTATACTTCTCCAGTTAGCTCTGATTCATCAAAAGATCTTAGCAATGGAATAGATGCTTTAAATAGAAAGAGTTATAATGAAGCTTTAATCTTCTTTAACAAAGCTTCGAATAGTTCTGCAGATATCTCTGAAGTTAGCTTCTATCGTGGAAAAACATATTTTTCTATGAATAATTTTGATAAAGCTTTATCTGATTTTGATAAGGTTTCTAATCCAGGAGAAAACACTTCTGAATTATATTATTATCTAGGAGTTATCTATCACAAAAAAGGAGATATTGAAAAAGCAAAAGATTACTTAAGAAAATCTAGAGAAAATAATCCAAGTAGCACTTGGGGTAGAAAAAGTAGCATTTATTTACTGAAACTATAA